One Danio rerio strain Tuebingen ecotype United States chromosome 22, GRCz12tu, whole genome shotgun sequence genomic window carries:
- the plcd4a gene encoding 1-phosphatidylinositol 4,5-bisphosphate phosphodiesterase delta-4 isoform X2, translated as MTERQMASTERSLRIQADDDLKSMIVGTVMRKIKSRTWKKQRYFRLQEDCMTIWYQSKKAGNAHSTFSVGDVEAVREGHQSEVLLSIADEFPPDRCFTLVFRGRRGNLDLVAESTKEAQSWIKGIRKLIDNLENMGQREKLDQWICDWFKKADKNRDGRMNFKEVRDLLKMMNVDMNEHHALRLFTMADRSQSGTLEDDEFVLFYKMLTQREDILRVFQEYSADGQKLTLKDLKDFLQEEQLHEDGVQQYALNLIERFEPSDTAKMLQAMTFDGFLMYLSSSEGSIFNPAMLELYQDMSQPLCHYFISSSHNTYLLEDQIRGLSSVEGYIRALKRGCRCVEVDCWDGPNGEPIVYHGHTFTSKIFFKDVVTVLGNYSFKASEYPVILSIENHCSVEQQKIMAQHLTQILGDKLLKSTLDGKIPLGLPSPEDLKGKILLKGKKIGGLEDGMNGVVDDPLMGEVSDEEEATEIEDENHRNNSIRHRSKKSKQRLSKELSDCVVYCKSVHFSSFKHSRNHSKFYEISSFTESKARKHIREAGAEFVLHNARQLSRVYPSGLRTDSSNFNPQDLWNAGCQIVALNFQTAGVEMDLNDGLFNQNGRCGYVLKPAFMRNFEEMFDPENPQNREDYKPLSLSIQVISGQQLPKVNIKEGSIIDPFVRVEIHGVPLDQAKQETRYIDNNGFNPVWYDTLQFTIHAPELALVRFVVEDYDKTSKNDFVGQFTLPFTCIQPGYRHIHLLSKDGTSIPPSSLFVHIRITNLT; from the exons tTTCTGTGGGTGATGTTGAGGCTGTACGGGAAGGGCACCAATCAGAGGTTCTACTCAGCATTGCCGACGAGTTTCCTCCTGACCGGTGCTTCACCCTTGTGTTTCGTGGACGAAGAGGCAACTTGGACCTAGTGGCCGAATCCACAAAGGAGGCACAATCATGGATAAAAGGGATACGCAAACTCATCGATAACCTAGAGAACATGGGGCAGAGAGAGAAACTGGACCA ATGGATCTGTGACTGGTTTAAAAAGGCAGACAAAAACCGAGACGGACGGATGAACTTTAAGGAGGTCAGAGATCTGTTGAAGATGATGAACGTGGACATGAACGAGCACCACGCTCTCCGTCTCTTCACG ATGGCGGATCGGTCTCAGTCGGGAACACTCGAGGATGATGAGTTTGTGTTGTTTTATAAGATGCTGACTCAGCGCGAGGACATCCTGCGAGTGTTTCAGGAATATTCAGCCGATGGACAGAAGCTAACGCTCAAAGATCTGAAAGATTTCTTGCAGGAGGAACAGTTACATGAGGACGGAGTTCAACAATACGCACTTAATCTCATTGAACGCTTTGAACCATCTGACACGG CGAAAATGTTACAAGCAATGACGTTTGATGGTTTCCTAATGTACCTGAGCTCATCAGAGGGCTCCATCTTCAACCCTGCAATGCTCGAACTCTACCAAGACATGTCTCAGCCTCTCTGCCATTATTTCATATCATCTTCTCATAACACATACCTACTGGAGGACCAAATCAGAGGACTTAGCAGTGTGGAAGGCTATATACG AGCACTGAAACGTGGCTGTCGATGTGTGGAAGTGGACTGTTGGGATGGACCAAATGGAGAGCCAATTGTCTATCATGGGCACACATTCACATCCAAGATCTTCTTCAAGGATGTTGTCACTGTGCTGGGCAACTATTCTTTTAAA GCATCAGAGTACCCTGTCATCCTGTccattgagaaccactgcagtgTAGAGCAGCAGAAAATCATGGCCCAACACCTCACCCAGATCCTGGGAGACAAGCTGCTGAAAAGCACTTTAGATGGAAAGATTCCCCTCGGCCTCCCGTCCCCTGAG gatctGAAAGGGAAGATTCTGTTGAAAGGAAAGAAGATAGGTGGATTAGAGGATGGCATGAATGGAGTAGTGGATGACCCTTTGATGGGAGAGGTGAGCGACGAAGAGGAGGCCACTGAAATTGAGGATGAAAATCATCGCAACAACAGCATACGACACAGAAGCAAG AAATCCAAACAGCGGCTGTCTAAAGAGCTGTCCGACTGTGTGGTTTACTGCAAGAGTGTCCACTTTAGCAGCTTTAAACATTCACGAAATCACTCCAAGTTTTACGAGATCTCCTCCTTCACGGAGTCTAAGGCCCGGAAGCACATAAGGGAGGCAG GAGCAGAGTTTGTTCTTCATAATGCCCGTCAGTTGAGTCGGGTTTACCCTAGTGGTTTGAGAACCGACTCCTCCAACTTTAACCCACAGGACTTGTGGAATGCAGGGTGCCAAATTG TTGCTCTAAACTTTCAGACAGCAGGGGTTGAGATGGACCTAAATGACGGCTTATTCAATCAAAATGGACGTTGTGGCTACGTATTAAAACCAGCGTTCATGCGCAACTTTGAAGAGATGTTTGACCCCGAAAACCCTCAAAATCGAGAAGATTACAAGCCACTTAGCCTGTCCATACAG GTGATCAGCGGCCAACAGCTTCCAAAAGTAAACATCAAGGAGGGCTCAATCATTGACCCCTTCGTTCGAGTGGAGATTCATGGCGTACCACTGGATCAGGCCAAGCAGGAAACCAGATACATTGACAACAACG GTTTTAACCCGGTATGGTACGACACCCTTCAATTCACCATTCACGCTCCTGAATTGGCACTGGTGCGGTTTGTCGTAGAAGACTATGATAAAACCTCAAAGAACGACTTTGTGGGACAGTTCACTCTCCCTTTCACCTGTATTCAACCAG GATATCGTCACATTCATCTGCTTTCTAAGGATGGCACCAGCATACCTCCTTCCTCGCTTTTTGTTCATATCCGGATTACAAACTTAACCTGA
- the plcd4a gene encoding 1-phosphatidylinositol 4,5-bisphosphate phosphodiesterase delta-4 isoform X1 yields the protein MTERQMASTERSLRKFHLNYGIQADDDLKSMIVGTVMRKIKSRTWKKQRYFRLQEDCMTIWYQSKKAGNAHSTFSVGDVEAVREGHQSEVLLSIADEFPPDRCFTLVFRGRRGNLDLVAESTKEAQSWIKGIRKLIDNLENMGQREKLDQWICDWFKKADKNRDGRMNFKEVRDLLKMMNVDMNEHHALRLFTMADRSQSGTLEDDEFVLFYKMLTQREDILRVFQEYSADGQKLTLKDLKDFLQEEQLHEDGVQQYALNLIERFEPSDTAKMLQAMTFDGFLMYLSSSEGSIFNPAMLELYQDMSQPLCHYFISSSHNTYLLEDQIRGLSSVEGYIRALKRGCRCVEVDCWDGPNGEPIVYHGHTFTSKIFFKDVVTVLGNYSFKASEYPVILSIENHCSVEQQKIMAQHLTQILGDKLLKSTLDGKIPLGLPSPEDLKGKILLKGKKIGGLEDGMNGVVDDPLMGEVSDEEEATEIEDENHRNNSIRHRSKKSKQRLSKELSDCVVYCKSVHFSSFKHSRNHSKFYEISSFTESKARKHIREAGAEFVLHNARQLSRVYPSGLRTDSSNFNPQDLWNAGCQIVALNFQTAGVEMDLNDGLFNQNGRCGYVLKPAFMRNFEEMFDPENPQNREDYKPLSLSIQVISGQQLPKVNIKEGSIIDPFVRVEIHGVPLDQAKQETRYIDNNGFNPVWYDTLQFTIHAPELALVRFVVEDYDKTSKNDFVGQFTLPFTCIQPGYRHIHLLSKDGTSIPPSSLFVHIRITNLT from the exons tTTCTGTGGGTGATGTTGAGGCTGTACGGGAAGGGCACCAATCAGAGGTTCTACTCAGCATTGCCGACGAGTTTCCTCCTGACCGGTGCTTCACCCTTGTGTTTCGTGGACGAAGAGGCAACTTGGACCTAGTGGCCGAATCCACAAAGGAGGCACAATCATGGATAAAAGGGATACGCAAACTCATCGATAACCTAGAGAACATGGGGCAGAGAGAGAAACTGGACCA ATGGATCTGTGACTGGTTTAAAAAGGCAGACAAAAACCGAGACGGACGGATGAACTTTAAGGAGGTCAGAGATCTGTTGAAGATGATGAACGTGGACATGAACGAGCACCACGCTCTCCGTCTCTTCACG ATGGCGGATCGGTCTCAGTCGGGAACACTCGAGGATGATGAGTTTGTGTTGTTTTATAAGATGCTGACTCAGCGCGAGGACATCCTGCGAGTGTTTCAGGAATATTCAGCCGATGGACAGAAGCTAACGCTCAAAGATCTGAAAGATTTCTTGCAGGAGGAACAGTTACATGAGGACGGAGTTCAACAATACGCACTTAATCTCATTGAACGCTTTGAACCATCTGACACGG CGAAAATGTTACAAGCAATGACGTTTGATGGTTTCCTAATGTACCTGAGCTCATCAGAGGGCTCCATCTTCAACCCTGCAATGCTCGAACTCTACCAAGACATGTCTCAGCCTCTCTGCCATTATTTCATATCATCTTCTCATAACACATACCTACTGGAGGACCAAATCAGAGGACTTAGCAGTGTGGAAGGCTATATACG AGCACTGAAACGTGGCTGTCGATGTGTGGAAGTGGACTGTTGGGATGGACCAAATGGAGAGCCAATTGTCTATCATGGGCACACATTCACATCCAAGATCTTCTTCAAGGATGTTGTCACTGTGCTGGGCAACTATTCTTTTAAA GCATCAGAGTACCCTGTCATCCTGTccattgagaaccactgcagtgTAGAGCAGCAGAAAATCATGGCCCAACACCTCACCCAGATCCTGGGAGACAAGCTGCTGAAAAGCACTTTAGATGGAAAGATTCCCCTCGGCCTCCCGTCCCCTGAG gatctGAAAGGGAAGATTCTGTTGAAAGGAAAGAAGATAGGTGGATTAGAGGATGGCATGAATGGAGTAGTGGATGACCCTTTGATGGGAGAGGTGAGCGACGAAGAGGAGGCCACTGAAATTGAGGATGAAAATCATCGCAACAACAGCATACGACACAGAAGCAAG AAATCCAAACAGCGGCTGTCTAAAGAGCTGTCCGACTGTGTGGTTTACTGCAAGAGTGTCCACTTTAGCAGCTTTAAACATTCACGAAATCACTCCAAGTTTTACGAGATCTCCTCCTTCACGGAGTCTAAGGCCCGGAAGCACATAAGGGAGGCAG GAGCAGAGTTTGTTCTTCATAATGCCCGTCAGTTGAGTCGGGTTTACCCTAGTGGTTTGAGAACCGACTCCTCCAACTTTAACCCACAGGACTTGTGGAATGCAGGGTGCCAAATTG TTGCTCTAAACTTTCAGACAGCAGGGGTTGAGATGGACCTAAATGACGGCTTATTCAATCAAAATGGACGTTGTGGCTACGTATTAAAACCAGCGTTCATGCGCAACTTTGAAGAGATGTTTGACCCCGAAAACCCTCAAAATCGAGAAGATTACAAGCCACTTAGCCTGTCCATACAG GTGATCAGCGGCCAACAGCTTCCAAAAGTAAACATCAAGGAGGGCTCAATCATTGACCCCTTCGTTCGAGTGGAGATTCATGGCGTACCACTGGATCAGGCCAAGCAGGAAACCAGATACATTGACAACAACG GTTTTAACCCGGTATGGTACGACACCCTTCAATTCACCATTCACGCTCCTGAATTGGCACTGGTGCGGTTTGTCGTAGAAGACTATGATAAAACCTCAAAGAACGACTTTGTGGGACAGTTCACTCTCCCTTTCACCTGTATTCAACCAG GATATCGTCACATTCATCTGCTTTCTAAGGATGGCACCAGCATACCTCCTTCCTCGCTTTTTGTTCATATCCGGATTACAAACTTAACCTGA